CATGACTAAGGAGCTGGATACCGATGGTTCCTTTTTCTATTTTGCAAAAATGAATGGCACGTTGATTGGTTACCTAAAACTCAACATTGATCAGGCACAAAATGAACCATTAGGACCAAAAAGTCTGGAATTAGAGCGGATTTATGTGATAAGTACACAACAAGGGCAAGGCATTGGTCAACAACTGCTGAATTTCGCCTATTCAATGGCCAAGGAATGGAATAAATCAACCATTTGGCTGGGTGTTTGGGACCAAAATCCGGGAGCCATTAAGCTTTATGAACGAAATGGATTTCAACCATT
This DNA window, taken from Cytophagales bacterium, encodes the following:
- a CDS encoding GNAT family N-acetyltransferase; the encoded protein is MTKKEKHSEISIQLVNKEEVDILVTLARDTFVAAFGSYNTESDMNQYLDERVTINYMTKELDTDGSFFYFAKMNGTLIGYLKLNIDQAQNEPLGPKSLELERIYVISTQQGQGIGQQLLNFAYSMAKEWNKSTIWLGVWDQNPGAIKLYERNGFQPFGSHDFQLGDDLQTDILMKMELENEA